A segment of the Molothrus ater isolate BHLD 08-10-18 breed brown headed cowbird chromosome 28, BPBGC_Mater_1.1, whole genome shotgun sequence genome:
agtgctcccagtgccctcaccaccctgctcccagtgctcccagtgccctcacCACCCcactcccagtgctcccagtgctcccagtgccctcacCACCCCACTCCCAGtactcccagtgctcccagtgccctctcCACCCCACTCCCAGtactcccagtgctcccagcgCCCTCACCACCATGCCGATGTTGTTCTgctgcccgcccgccgccaTCTCCACGCACTCGTCGATCACCAGGTTCATGAAGGGGTCGAAGCCCCGCAGGATGCCCTGCACGTGCCGGCCGCCGTTCAGCTTCACTGCGGGAACCCAGCGGTTAAAGGGGGACAGTTCCCAAACCGGGACGGTTTGCCCGCCCCCAAATCTGCAGCTAGGAATGAGTGGGACGTGCAAGGGGACGAATGGGAAGGATTGAGCACAACCCATAATGGGATaagggaaaaagagggaattttCAACTCACATTATAGTTAAATTAATGAATTATGGCTTAATGAATGAATTAGAAATTTAATTAATGAGCTGTGAGGCATGAAATCAATCAGGGATGTTGCAGGGGGCAGACCCgagcaccagccccagcagccgGGCCCCCCTCCCTGGACTCTGAGGGGTGGGCGGGGGTCCCCGGGCACCGTGAGGGGGGATCGGGGCGGGCAGGGGTCCCGGGGCAGAGGATCGGGATTTGATCAGTTCCAGAACTCACACGACAGCTTCTTGTCCATGAACCTGCAACGAGAAGGCAGCGGGTGAGCACCGGCGGGTGGGGACGGGCCA
Coding sequences within it:
- the SNRPG gene encoding small nuclear ribonucleoprotein G, yielding MSKAHPPELKKFMDKKLSLKLNGGRHVQGILRGFDPFMNLVIDECVEMAAGGQQNNIGMVVIRGNSIIMLEALERV